DNA from Actinomycetota bacterium:
AGGACCGGGCCGGTCGGTAGCCATGCCCGGGAGCGCTCCAGCTCGGCGCGCTCGCGCTCGGAGGGCTGCCGGGCGCCCAGGGCCGCCCGGTACAGCGGCCCGGCGGGGATGGGCAGCGCCACCGCCGCCAGCGAGCGCACCAGCGGTCCGGCCGCGGCCAGCGCGGCCAGGGCATCGGTCCACACCCCCAGCGGGGCGAAAAGGCCCAGGACCACGGAGGCCAGCACCAGGCGGAGGAGGGCCGAGGGGATGTCGAGGAGCAGCGAGACAAGGAGGAGGGCCCACCCGCCTCCCGACGCCCGGCGGATCACAGGCCGGGCACGGTGGGAGGCGGCGAGGGGATGAAGGTGGCCGGCGCCCGGGGGGCGGCCCCCGGCGGCGGGGGTGGCGGAGAACCCCCCTCGGCCGGCGCTGCCGGGGCGCCCGGTGGCGGGGGTCCCGGTGGCGGGGGTCCTTGTGCACTGTCCCCCACGTCCACCATCGCCACCTGCACCCGGGCCGCCCGCCCGCCGGCGATCACCACCGCTTCGCCCACCGGGAGCTGGCGCACGTCGTTGGGCCGCACCCGCCAGTCGTCCTTGCGCCGCACGGCCCCCTGGCGCCCGACCTCCGGGCCGGTGCCGGCGTCCAGGTAGCGGGTGTGGTCCACCCGGGACACCGTGCCCGCCCGGGCGATCAGCGGTTCGGGCTCGGCGCACCGATGCAGGATCAGGGTCTCGGCGGCATCGAGGATGCGGTCCCCCGCCACCCCCAGCCCGGCGTAGCCCTGCGAGGACACCATCACCGCCGCCCCGAAGGAGCGCAGCCGCTCGAACAGGTGGGCGGCGTCGGTGGTGGACTCCAGGGCGGAGAACTCGTCCACCACCAGCAGCACGGGGGTGCCCGGCGGCTTGCGCACGCCGGCGTAGTGGGCGAAGTCCTCGAGGAAGAAGCGGCCCAGCCGGGCGGCCTCGGCTTTCAGGGCGAGGCCCTCCAGGAGCACGTAGCACGCCCGGGTGTCCTCGAAGGCCCAGCCGCCGTCCAGGCCACCCCCCAGCGAGGCGAAGAAAGCCCGGTACCGGTTGGCGACACCGGCCACGTCCCGTTCGGCCAGCTCCTCGATCTCGGCGGCCTGTGGGCGGCGCCGGTAGGCCGCGCGGAGCATCGGCTTGCTCAGGCGGCCCAGCAGATCCCCGGACGAGCCGGGCACGCCCCCGGGGGAGGTGATGGCCAGGTGGAGGACGCGCAGCGCCATCTCCCGGTAGTAGGGCTCGCTGAAGTCGGAGACCTCCATGAGGCGGTTGAGCAGCGCCCGGTCCCCACCCCGCCAGCCGTCGTAGGGCTGGGCCGGGAAGGTGCGCAGCGCGGGGGGCGGCACGCCCGCCGCCGCCATCGCCCGGGCGAAGCGCGCCTGGGTGGCGGCGTCCCCCTTGGCGTCCAGGAAGACCACCTGCCAGCCGTACACCCGGGCTGCCAGGTAGGCCACCCGCAGCAGCGTCTCGGTCTTGCCCGAGCCCGCCGAACCCACCACGACGCCGTGGCGGGCCAGGTCCGCCGCCGGGTAGGCCAGCCACAGGCGGTCGGTGCGCCGCGCCCACTCGGTGAGGTCCCCCGAGGTCATCGCGCCCAGGATGGCGTCGCCCCCGACCACCTCCGGCGCCGTGGTCAACGCCGGGCCGGGCTCGGGCGGCCGGGCCGGCCGCTTGGGTGTCACAGGTCCTCCAGGGCGTAGATCCGCACGAGGTCGCCCAGCTGCGGGGGCACGGTGCAGGCGGCATCGTGGACTGCGGCCCAGCAATCGGCTGAGGCGAAGTACCAGATCGCCTCGTAGTGGGCCACCAGCGCCTGCATGGCCCGGCGCCGGGCGGTGATGGACTTGGGCGACAGCTCCACCTCGATGGCGATGACGTTGCCCCCGGCGTCCAGCAGCTCGCCGTCCGGGATGGGCGAGGCGTCGGCCAGCCGGCGGTCCGGGCGGGTGGCGCGCAGCTCCCGCTCCGGGCGCCAGCGGGCTCCCGGCCGGCGGGGCTCGATGAATAGCCGCACCCGGTTGACCGCACCCATGTGGCGCACGGTCCACGCCTTCGGTTCCCAGGGGCCGAAGGGCAACTCGGCGGCCCGAAGCCCCTTGGTGGTGAGCCACACCCACTCCGGCTCGCCCACCAGCAGGCGGGCCCGCCCGGCCAGCGAGAGGCCCACCCAGCGCCCGACCACCGCCCGGGTGGCGGAGAGTGACAGGGGTTCCCGCCCGCCGATGCGGCCCAGCACCTCGGCGAACTGGTCCAGCCGGCAGGTGTACTGCTCGCCCACCCAGCGCAATGCCTGCGCATCCCGGGGGGTCAGCCGGAGGGGCGGGTCCATGGCAGAACTACTGGCGGGGCTCCCACGTGAAGAAGCGGGCGGCGACGAGCAGCGCGCCCACGCCCCACGCCGCCACGATGAGCAGGTCCGTGCCCTGGAATCCCGAGCCGGTCTGGAAGGGGTTGAAGGCGTGCTGCATGGCCCAGCTGAAGTGGTAGATCGGGAAGATCTTGGCCACGGTCGTCAGCCACTTGGGGGCGTTCTGCAGCGGGATGAAGATGTCGGAGATGAACAGCAGCGGGAAGATCACGGCGTTGACCACCGCCGGAGCGGCGTCGGCATTGGGGACGGCGGCGGTGATGGCCAGGCCCATGGCGCAGAACGACAGGGCGCCGACGAGCAGGCTGACCAGGAACGCCGGCCAGGTGTGGTGCGGCAGGCTGACGCCGTAGAAGAGCCTGCCGAACACGATGATGATGGCCACCAGCAGCAGCGACATCAGCCCGGAGTGCAGGATCTTGGCGCTCAGGAAGGCCAGCGGGGGCATCGGCGTGCCCCGCTTGCGTTTCAGCACGCCCTGCTCCCGGGCGAAGGTCACGTTCATGGCCAGGTTGGTGAACGTGGCCGTGATCACCGAGAAGGCGGCAATCGCGGGCACGTAGAACGTCGATGTGTTCACCCGGTGGCCGAAATAGCTGATCTTGCCGTGTCCGAACAGCAGGTTGAACAGCACCAGGAACAGCAGCGGGAAGGCGAACGTGAAGAAGGCGGCAGGCGGGTTGCGCCAGAAGGACTTGTTCTCGTAGCGCACCTGGCGCAGCAGCATGGCGGTGTCGTTCATTCCTTGGTCACCGCCCCGTCGGTGAGCTGCAGGTAGACCTCCTCCAGGGATGGCTTCGCCACCGCCAGTTCGGATAGCTCCACGCCGCTGCCGATCGCCCAACCGGTCAGCTCATGCACCGCCCGCATGGCATCGAGGGTCTCGATCTGGTGTGACCCGTCACTGGCGGGCACCGAGCCGAAGGCCGGAGGTGGCGCCGGCGCCCCAGGCGGCAGGGTGAAGGTGATCCGGGTCATCACCGGGCCGGACCCCGCCAAGGTCCTCGGCGGCCCCTCGGCGACGATCCTGCCCGCCACGAGGATCGCCGCCCGGTCGGCCAGCTCCTGAGCCTCGTCCATGTAGTGCGTGGTCAGCATCACCGTCTTGCCCAGGGCGGCGAGGTTCTTCACCAGCCCCCAGGCGTTGCGCCGGGCCGAGGGGTCGAAGCCGGTGGTGGGCTCGTCCAGGAAGAGCACCTCCGGGTCGCCCGCCAGGCCCAGGGCGACGTCTAGGCGCCGGCGCTGCCCGCCGGAGAGCTTGTTGACCCGGGAGGCGCGCTTCTCCTGGAGCCCGACCAGCTCGAGGATCTCCTCGGTGGGTCGGGGCCTCGGGTAGTAGGAGCGGTAGAGCGTGACCGCCTCCTCGACCGTGAGGAAGGGCTCGATGCCGGTCTCCTGCAGCACGATGCCGATGCGCTCCTTCAGCGCCCGCTGGCGGCGGGCGGGGTCGTAGCCCAGGACCCGGATCTCACCGGCGTCGGCGGTGCGGTAGCCCTCCAGGATCTCCACGGTGGTGGTCTTGCCGGCACCGTTGGGGCCCAGCATGGCGAAGACCTCGCCCCGGGCCACCTCGAGATCGATGCCGCGCACGGCCTCGACCGATCCGTAGGACTTCTTCAGGCCTTTGACGCTGATGGCCGGCGACCCGTTTGCCGCCGGGTGGCCTCGTGCGTGGCCGTTTGGATGGCCCATTTGCCGGGAGCATACTCGACGGGTCCCGCCGCCCTGGTGTCGAGGGCCTGCTGTGGACCCCGCCTCGTGACCGCCCAGGATCGGTCGCTCGCCCTCCGGCCGTCGTCGGCGGGGGCGGCGGCCCGCACGCATTCCGGCGGCGGGCCGGTCCGGGCCGGGAGGATCGGCGGCGCGTACAACGCGGCCTGGGCCAGCTCCCGGCAAAGGTTCTGGGGACTATTTGCCGTCATTTTGGCGGAAAAAGGTCCCCAGAACTCCACGGCCCGTGGCGTAACGGGCACCCCGAACGCGGTCGAGCCCAGCGCCATGACGGCGCCGGGCTCGGCAAGCACCGGGCTGGCCGGCGGGACGGTTCCCAGGGCCTGTCCCGCCGGCCGCTCCGGGCCGGCCACCCGCCCCGACGGGGCTCCGGGCGGGTGGCACCTCTGTCGAACTGCGGGTCGAACTGCGGGTGGGTTACAGGTGCCCGCCGCTGAAGGCGTGCATGATCCCGATCACGGCCGGGCCGGCCACGATCAGCATCAGGGCCGGGAAGATCCCCAGCAACAGGGGGAACAGCAGGGTGACCGGGGTCTTGGCCCCCTGCTCCCGGGCCCGCTGCCGGCGCAGGGCACGCATCTCGGCGGCCTGGCTGCGCAGCACCAGGGTGAGCGGCGTCCCCAGGGCGTCCGCCTGGGTGATGATCAGGGCGAAGGTGGACAGCTCGTCAACCTCCGTCCGCTCCCGCAGGTTGCCGAACGCCTCCCGGCGGGAGACGCCCAGGGCCAGCTCCTGCAGCAGCCGGTGGAACTCATCGCCCAGCGGGCCGGGCAGGCGCTGGATGACCAGCTCGATGGCGGCCTCGAGGCCCATGCCGGCGCCGACCGCGATGGCCAGCAGGTCCAGGGTTTCGGGCAGCGTCTTGCGGATCTTGGCCTGCCGGTCCTCCGCCTGGTGGGCAATGATGATGTCCGGGACCATGAAGCCGAAGATCCCGCCCAGCAGGCCCCACAGCAGGAGCTTGCCCAGGTGGACGCCCAGCAGCGCCATGACCGCTGGTACGCCGAGGGCCATCAGCACCCCGGCGGCGGCCTTCATCGCCAGGATGCCCTCGACGCCGATCCCGCCCAGGCCGGCCAGGGCGATGTTGCGCCGCAGCCGGGTGACCATGGTGGTCGGGGTTACCGCCCGCGCACCCTTGGCGAACGACTCCCAGGCCGGGCCCAGCATCCGCTGGGCCAGGGGCTGGCTGAGTTCTGCTTCCCGGCTGTCAAGGCCTTCGCCGACGATGGTCTGCAGGGCCATTGAGCTCGTGCGGTGCGCCAGTGACCGCGTGAGCGCTCCCATGGCCACGACGCCGAGTCCTGCCCCGACAACTGCCGGGCCCATCCATTCGATCGCGCTCATGGCTCTACACCTCCACCTTCTTGACAATGCGGTACATCCACCACGAGCCGATCACCATGCCGGTGGCGGCGACGCCGAGCATGTACATGCCCGCGTGGGTCTGGTACAGCGGGGCAACGTAGTCCCGGCGGAACACCAGGAGGTAGGCGCCGATGAGGATCGGCAGGCCGGTGAGGATCTTGCCGGACAGCCGGGCCTCGGCGGACAGCGCCCGCACTTCGGCCCGCACCTCCACCCGGGCCCGCATGAATTCGGCCAGGGTCCGGAAGGTGTCCGAGAGCGAACCACCGGAGGTGTACTGGATGCGGATGGCCTCGACGGTCCAGTCGAGGTCCTGCGACCCGCAGCGGTCCGCCATGGCCCGCAGCGAGTCCAGCAGCGGCCGGCCCACCTGGGTTTCGGCCACCACCCGGACGAACTCCTCCGCCAGGGGGGCGTCGCCCTCCTGGGCGACGATCTCGATGGCGTGCAGCAGCGATGCCCCGGAGTCCAGGGACCCGGCCAGGATCTGGAGCACGGTCGGGAGCTGGTTCTCCAGCGCGATGCGGCGGGTGCGGCCCCGGCGCAGCGCCCAGGCGTAGGCGAGGACCGGGAGGACGAGCAGCGCCGCAATGCCCAGGAGCCCGTTGTGGAACAGCAGGTAGGTGATGATGCCGCCCACGATGCCGCCCGAGGCGGCGACGATGCCGAACTCACCCGGGCGGACCTTGATGCCGGCGCTGGTGAGCGCCATCTGCAGCTTGGTGGTGGTGACCGATCCCTTCATGATGCGATCGGTCAGGGCCCCGGCCTTCTCCATCAGCTGGACCATGGCCTGGGGGGATTGGGTGGGGTCGGCCCGCTCGAGGTCCAGCAGGCGGCTCAGTGCCACCCGCTTGGAGGCCTCCCGCGAGGCGTACCCGAAGGCCGCCGCCAGCACGCCGGCCGCGATGAGGAGTGCCGCGAGGAAGGCGATCACCGGCCACCACCCCTCCGGCGGGCCAGGTTGGCCAGGATCTCAGCGCGGGAGTCGATGGGCTCGGCGTTCGGTGCGACCGGGGTCAGGCCCCAGCCGTCCGGCCGGGGTGCCGCCACCGGGGTCAGCCCGCCGGGCTGGAACAGCTTGGGCGGCAGGTCGAGGCCTGCCTCCCGGATCCGGTCGATGATCTTCGGCCGCAGGCCGGTGGCCTGCAGGCGGCCGGCCACCCGGGACGACTCCTTGCCACCCTGCGAGAAGCTGAAGTGGAAGACGTCCTGGATGGTGATGATGTCGCTCTCCATGCCCTGCACCTCCGTGATGGCGGTGCAGCGCCGGGAGCCGTCGCCGAAGCGGTCCAGGTGCACGATGATGTCGAGGGCCGAGGCGATCTGCGTGCGGATTGCCCGCAGCGGCAGGTCAAAGCCGGCCATGAGCACCAGGGTCTCCAGGCGGCTCAGGGCATCCCGGGGGGAGTTGCAGTGCAGCGTGGTCAACGAACCCTCGTGACCGGTGTTCATGGCCTGGAGCATGTCCAGCGCCTCGGCGCCCCGGACCTCGCCGACGATGATGCGGTCGGGGCGCATCCGCAGGGCATTGCGGAGGAGGTCGCGGATCCTGACCTCGCCGGCGCCTTCGATGTTGGCCGGGCGGGCCTCCAGCGACACGCAGTGCGGCTGGCCGAGCCGGAGCTCGGCGGCGTCCTCGATCGTGATGATGCGCTCGTCGGGGGGGATGAACGACGAGATCACGTTCAGGATGGTGGTTTTTCCGGTGCCGGTACCGCCGGACACCAGGATGTTCAGCTTCGCCCGCACGCAGGCCTCGAGGAACACCGCGGTGTCCACGGTCAGCGAGCCGAAGGCGATGAGGTCCTTGACCTCGAACGCCTTCTCCGGGAAGCGCCGGATGGTGAGCACCGGGCCGTGCACGGCCACCGGGGGGATGACCGCGTTG
Protein-coding regions in this window:
- a CDS encoding type II secretion system F family protein, with the protein product MSAIEWMGPAVVGAGLGVVAMGALTRSLAHRTSSMALQTIVGEGLDSREAELSQPLAQRMLGPAWESFAKGARAVTPTTMVTRLRRNIALAGLGGIGVEGILAMKAAAGVLMALGVPAVMALLGVHLGKLLLWGLLGGIFGFMVPDIIIAHQAEDRQAKIRKTLPETLDLLAIAVGAGMGLEAAIELVIQRLPGPLGDEFHRLLQELALGVSRREAFGNLRERTEVDELSTFALIITQADALGTPLTLVLRSQAAEMRALRRQRAREQGAKTPVTLLFPLLLGIFPALMLIVAGPAVIGIMHAFSGGHL
- a CDS encoding ABC transporter ATP-binding protein, producing the protein MGHPNGHARGHPAANGSPAISVKGLKKSYGSVEAVRGIDLEVARGEVFAMLGPNGAGKTTTVEILEGYRTADAGEIRVLGYDPARRQRALKERIGIVLQETGIEPFLTVEEAVTLYRSYYPRPRPTEEILELVGLQEKRASRVNKLSGGQRRRLDVALGLAGDPEVLFLDEPTTGFDPSARRNAWGLVKNLAALGKTVMLTTHYMDEAQELADRAAILVAGRIVAEGPPRTLAGSGPVMTRITFTLPPGAPAPPPAFGSVPASDGSHQIETLDAMRAVHELTGWAIGSGVELSELAVAKPSLEEVYLQLTDGAVTKE
- a CDS encoding ABC transporter permease; its protein translation is MNDTAMLLRQVRYENKSFWRNPPAAFFTFAFPLLFLVLFNLLFGHGKISYFGHRVNTSTFYVPAIAAFSVITATFTNLAMNVTFAREQGVLKRKRGTPMPPLAFLSAKILHSGLMSLLLVAIIIVFGRLFYGVSLPHHTWPAFLVSLLVGALSFCAMGLAITAAVPNADAAPAVVNAVIFPLLFISDIFIPLQNAPKWLTTVAKIFPIYHFSWAMQHAFNPFQTGSGFQGTDLLIVAAWGVGALLVAARFFTWEPRQ
- a CDS encoding type II secretion system F family protein, with the translated sequence MIAFLAALLIAAGVLAAAFGYASREASKRVALSRLLDLERADPTQSPQAMVQLMEKAGALTDRIMKGSVTTTKLQMALTSAGIKVRPGEFGIVAASGGIVGGIITYLLFHNGLLGIAALLVLPVLAYAWALRRGRTRRIALENQLPTVLQILAGSLDSGASLLHAIEIVAQEGDAPLAEEFVRVVAETQVGRPLLDSLRAMADRCGSQDLDWTVEAIRIQYTSGGSLSDTFRTLAEFMRARVEVRAEVRALSAEARLSGKILTGLPILIGAYLLVFRRDYVAPLYQTHAGMYMLGVAATGMVIGSWWMYRIVKKVEV
- a CDS encoding CpaF family protein codes for the protein MSLSERAERAEQEAARTIGKPARAKTTKPPATKEANEWGQMKRRVREVLLDQLGPKLSARLKTEELSSLVSSNLDEALRVAEVSLPSSKRAQFVREVAADLLGYGPLEPLLADGEVTEIMCNATDEIYVERRGKIEQTNASFIDEGQFRQVIEKIVARVGRRIDEASPMVDARLPDGSRVNAVIPPVAVHGPVLTIRRFPEKAFEVKDLIAFGSLTVDTAVFLEACVRAKLNILVSGGTGTGKTTILNVISSFIPPDERIITIEDAAELRLGQPHCVSLEARPANIEGAGEVRIRDLLRNALRMRPDRIIVGEVRGAEALDMLQAMNTGHEGSLTTLHCNSPRDALSRLETLVLMAGFDLPLRAIRTQIASALDIIVHLDRFGDGSRRCTAITEVQGMESDIITIQDVFHFSFSQGGKESSRVAGRLQATGLRPKIIDRIREAGLDLPPKLFQPGGLTPVAAPRPDGWGLTPVAPNAEPIDSRAEILANLARRRGGGR